One window of Xanthomonas sp. 10-10 genomic DNA carries:
- the hemA gene encoding glutamyl-tRNA reductase, whose amino-acid sequence MTLWVLGLNHQTAPVDLRERAAFAGDALPRALESLRALPQVREAALLSTCNRTELYAMADDAQTLAGWLDAHAPGLSGYLYQHQDADAVRHLFRVATGLDSMVLGEPQILGQVKDAWAVARAHGALGSGLDRLFQQTFSVAKRARTDTRVGANPVSVASTAVRLAQESFARLNESTVLLIGAGETIELAAKHLSEGRVRRLLIANRTLAHAQTLASQHGGYALPLTDLERHLAEADVVFSATAAREPIVTRAQVEQALRARKRKPMLLFDLAVPRDIEASVATLGDAYLYTVDDLERAVEDNRRSRREAADQAEAIIDLQVARYVETVQANARQAPLKRLRAFGDSTRDELLAKARQQLSNGKPADEVLEQLAHALTNRLLHPPTAALREAALSNDLELTSAADRLFPEKPGYQHPPVATPIVRTDDADPAP is encoded by the coding sequence ATGACGTTGTGGGTGCTCGGACTGAATCACCAGACCGCACCTGTGGACCTGCGCGAACGCGCGGCGTTCGCAGGTGACGCGCTGCCGCGCGCGCTCGAATCGTTGCGCGCCTTGCCGCAGGTACGCGAGGCCGCGCTGCTGTCGACCTGCAACCGCACCGAGCTGTACGCGATGGCCGACGATGCGCAGACGCTGGCCGGCTGGCTGGACGCGCATGCGCCGGGACTGAGCGGCTATCTGTACCAGCATCAGGACGCCGACGCGGTGCGTCATCTGTTCCGGGTCGCCACCGGGCTGGACTCGATGGTGCTGGGCGAGCCGCAGATCTTGGGCCAGGTCAAGGACGCCTGGGCGGTGGCGCGCGCGCACGGCGCGCTGGGCAGCGGGCTGGATCGGCTGTTCCAGCAGACCTTTTCGGTGGCCAAGCGTGCGCGCACCGATACCCGTGTCGGCGCCAACCCGGTGTCGGTGGCCTCCACCGCGGTGCGGCTGGCGCAGGAATCCTTTGCGCGGCTCAACGAATCGACCGTATTGCTGATCGGCGCCGGCGAAACCATCGAGCTGGCCGCCAAGCATCTGAGCGAAGGCCGCGTGCGCCGGTTGCTGATCGCCAATCGCACCCTGGCGCATGCGCAGACACTGGCAAGCCAGCACGGCGGCTATGCCTTGCCGCTGACCGATCTGGAACGCCATCTGGCCGAGGCCGATGTGGTGTTCTCGGCCACCGCCGCGCGCGAGCCGATCGTGACGCGGGCGCAGGTGGAACAGGCGCTGCGCGCGCGCAAACGCAAGCCGATGCTGTTGTTCGACCTGGCTGTGCCGCGCGATATCGAAGCCTCGGTGGCGACACTGGGTGATGCCTATCTGTACACCGTGGACGATCTGGAGCGCGCGGTGGAAGACAACCGCCGCAGCCGCCGCGAAGCCGCAGACCAGGCCGAGGCCATCATCGACCTGCAGGTGGCGCGCTATGTCGAGACCGTGCAGGCCAACGCACGCCAGGCACCGCTCAAGCGGCTGCGTGCATTCGGCGACAGCACCCGCGACGAACTGCTGGCCAAGGCACGCCAGCAATTGAGCAACGGCAAGCCGGCCGACGAGGTGCTGGAGCAGCTGGCGCATGCGCTGACCAATCGGCTGCTGCATCCGCCCACCGCCGCGCTGCGCGAGGCCGCGCTCAGCAACGACCTGGAATTGACCAGCGCGGCCGACCGGCTTTTCCCGGAAAAACCCGGTTACCAACATCCCCCTGTAGCTACCCCGATCGTGAGGACTGATGACGCCGACCCTGCGCCGTAA
- a CDS encoding tetratricopeptide repeat protein — MPVPIRILSVLLLVAVSANATAAPKKAPPAPPASSAGATSLEPVLAGEFALQAGQLDDAARAYLDAAKAEAGDAGLAERAARIAMLANDDPRAIEALALWRARAPSSMSMRSTEASLALRRNDLRTARRDLLGLLKEPDPRGWRFALIALANGGREPEASADVLEDLVKAGAIPNQIEVWQEFGRLALRMERPALAKRIVDEVVRRFPEEPRVALLHATQLQQEGKNDEALALLKNVEPKAVKDSELRGALAFAYDAMGQTEAAARVLSTGPQDTQTYGLRASMLAKEKDRTALEALYGELKSNATKPDPDRRLLLGKIAEFLKRYDEAVEWYRGVPGGSQLSEARLRAASALYELGRKPEALAEVRALQGDATADDDARRDAYVLEAELHQRADDAPGELDAFERGLAAYPDDGALLYARGLAWERRDDVARAEADLRKILVAEPENVAALNALGYTLADRTTRYKEALALIDRARTADPDNPAIVDSYGWVLYRMGRTKEALVQLRRAWALAKDPEIAAHVGEVLWVSGKQDEARRYFDEARRLDPDNRALQRAAEKFGL, encoded by the coding sequence ATGCCTGTACCGATTCGCATCCTGAGTGTTCTTTTGCTCGTAGCGGTGTCCGCCAACGCCACGGCAGCACCCAAGAAAGCACCGCCCGCTCCACCGGCCAGCAGTGCCGGCGCCACCTCGCTGGAACCTGTGCTCGCCGGCGAATTCGCCTTGCAGGCCGGGCAACTGGACGATGCCGCCCGCGCCTATCTGGACGCTGCCAAGGCCGAGGCCGGCGACGCCGGCCTGGCCGAGCGCGCCGCCCGCATCGCCATGCTGGCCAACGACGACCCGCGTGCCATCGAGGCCCTGGCGCTGTGGCGCGCCCGCGCGCCGTCGTCAATGTCGATGCGCAGCACCGAAGCCTCGCTGGCCCTGCGCCGTAACGACCTGCGCACCGCGCGCCGCGACCTGCTCGGCCTGCTCAAGGAGCCCGACCCGCGCGGCTGGCGCTTTGCGTTGATTGCGCTGGCCAACGGCGGCCGCGAGCCGGAAGCCTCCGCCGACGTCCTCGAAGACCTGGTCAAGGCCGGCGCCATCCCCAACCAGATCGAGGTTTGGCAGGAATTTGGCCGGCTCGCGCTGCGCATGGAGCGCCCGGCGCTGGCCAAGCGCATCGTCGACGAGGTGGTACGCCGCTTCCCCGAGGAGCCGCGCGTGGCCTTGCTGCACGCCACCCAGCTGCAACAGGAAGGCAAAAACGACGAAGCGCTGGCGTTGCTGAAGAACGTCGAACCGAAGGCCGTGAAGGATTCCGAACTGCGTGGCGCGCTGGCCTTCGCCTACGATGCCATGGGCCAGACCGAAGCGGCCGCGCGCGTGCTGTCCACCGGGCCGCAGGACACCCAGACCTATGGGTTGCGCGCGTCCATGCTCGCCAAAGAGAAGGACCGCACAGCGTTGGAGGCGCTCTATGGCGAGCTCAAGAGCAACGCCACCAAGCCCGACCCGGACCGCCGCCTGCTGCTGGGCAAGATCGCCGAATTCCTCAAGCGTTATGACGAAGCGGTGGAGTGGTACCGCGGCGTGCCTGGCGGATCGCAGCTGAGCGAAGCGCGCTTGCGCGCGGCCAGTGCCCTGTACGAGCTGGGTCGCAAGCCCGAAGCGCTGGCGGAAGTGCGTGCACTGCAGGGCGATGCCACCGCCGACGACGATGCCCGTCGCGATGCCTATGTGCTGGAAGCCGAGCTGCATCAGCGTGCCGACGACGCACCGGGCGAGCTGGACGCCTTCGAGCGTGGCCTGGCCGCCTACCCGGACGACGGTGCGCTGTTGTACGCCCGTGGCCTGGCCTGGGAGCGTCGCGACGACGTGGCGCGCGCCGAGGCCGACCTGCGCAAGATCCTGGTGGCCGAGCCCGAAAACGTCGCGGCGCTGAACGCGCTGGGCTACACCCTGGCCGACCGCACCACCCGCTACAAGGAAGCGCTGGCGCTGATCGACCGCGCCCGCACCGCCGACCCGGACAACCCGGCCATCGTCGACAGCTACGGTTGGGTGCTGTACCGCATGGGCCGCACCAAGGAAGCCCTGGTGCAGCTGCGCCGCGCCTGGGCATTGGCCAAGGACCCGGAGATCGCCGCACACGTGGGTGAGGTGCTCTGGGTCAGCGGCAAGCAGGACGAGGCACGCCGCTACTTCGACGAAGCGCGTCGGCTGGATCCGGACAATCGCGCGCTGCAACGCGCCGCGGAGAAGTTCGGTCTATGA
- the lolB gene encoding lipoprotein insertase outer membrane protein LolB, whose translation MSAARRTLALSGLVLFALSGCVSVPRGQGGGAAVVERVSDQARTAETARQAWLQAHPQWSFQGRVAISKDRNGGSGRIDWQQDGPRYRVQLSAPVTRQSWVLTGDTTTGAGRLEGLDGGPRSGPDAEQVLQEATGWTIPVNQMPDWVRALRIADAGAQRVDLDAAGRPRTVQQDGWTIEFLAWAPVSDGQPELPQRIEAHNGSAKVRLLVDQWTVSP comes from the coding sequence ATGAGCGCCGCAAGACGGACGCTGGCCCTGAGCGGGCTGGTGCTATTCGCCCTGTCCGGCTGCGTAAGCGTGCCGCGCGGACAGGGCGGTGGCGCGGCGGTGGTCGAGCGCGTGTCCGATCAAGCGCGCACGGCCGAAACTGCGCGCCAGGCCTGGCTGCAGGCCCATCCGCAGTGGTCGTTCCAGGGGCGGGTGGCGATCAGCAAGGACCGCAACGGTGGTAGCGGGCGCATCGACTGGCAGCAGGATGGCCCCCGTTACCGCGTGCAGCTCAGTGCCCCGGTGACCCGCCAGAGCTGGGTGCTCACTGGCGATACCACCACCGGCGCCGGTCGGCTTGAGGGGCTGGACGGCGGTCCGCGCAGCGGCCCCGATGCCGAACAGGTCTTGCAGGAGGCGACCGGCTGGACCATCCCGGTCAACCAGATGCCGGACTGGGTGCGCGCGCTGCGCATTGCCGATGCCGGCGCGCAACGCGTCGATCTCGACGCTGCCGGGCGCCCGCGTACCGTGCAACAGGATGGCTGGACCATCGAATTTCTTGCCTGGGCACCTGTCAGCGACGGCCAGCCCGAGCTGCCGCAGCGCATCGAAGCCCATAACGGCAGCGCCAAGGTCCGCCTGCTGGTCGATCAGTGGACGGTATCGCCCTGA
- the ispE gene encoding 4-(cytidine 5'-diphospho)-2-C-methyl-D-erythritol kinase: MDGIALMVAPDGWSAWPAPAKLNLFLQIVGRRADGYHLLQTVFRLLDWGDTIHLRVRSDGLIRRIGDSLPGVAEDDDLVIRAARLLQSSTGARVGAEIRLDKRIPAGGGFGGGSSDAATVLVALNALWGLGLPVDALAGLGLRLGADVPVFVRGRNAWAEGVGEQLTPIVLPQAAYVLVDPGVHVPTPALFQSQELTRDAAPVKIADFASGSLLDNAFEPVLRRREPAVEAVFQALSQIGTPRLTGSGSGCFVEFATRAAAEQALAQLPDSLRAWVVEGAAHSPLLDVLDATRF; this comes from the coding sequence GTGGACGGTATCGCCCTGATGGTAGCGCCGGACGGCTGGTCGGCATGGCCTGCGCCGGCCAAACTGAACCTGTTTCTGCAGATCGTCGGGCGCCGCGCCGATGGCTACCACCTGCTGCAGACCGTGTTCCGGCTGCTGGATTGGGGGGACACCATTCATCTTCGTGTGCGCAGTGACGGCCTGATCCGCCGCATCGGCGACAGTCTGCCCGGCGTTGCCGAAGACGATGATCTGGTGATCCGCGCCGCGCGCCTGCTGCAATCGTCCACCGGCGCACGGGTCGGCGCGGAGATTCGCCTCGACAAGCGCATCCCCGCCGGTGGCGGGTTTGGCGGCGGCTCGTCGGACGCGGCGACCGTGCTGGTGGCGCTCAATGCCTTATGGGGCCTGGGCTTGCCGGTCGATGCACTGGCCGGGCTGGGCCTGCGGCTGGGTGCCGACGTGCCGGTGTTCGTGCGCGGGCGCAATGCCTGGGCCGAGGGCGTGGGCGAGCAACTCACCCCGATCGTCCTTCCGCAGGCCGCCTATGTGCTGGTCGATCCGGGCGTTCATGTGCCCACGCCGGCGTTATTTCAATCACAGGAATTGACGCGGGATGCTGCGCCCGTGAAAATAGCGGACTTCGCTTCCGGTTCTCTGCTCGACAATGCGTTCGAGCCGGTCCTGCGGCGCCGCGAACCCGCCGTCGAGGCCGTGTTCCAGGCGTTGTCACAGATCGGCACGCCACGTTTGACCGGGTCGGGAAGTGGGTGTTTCGTCGAATTCGCCACGCGCGCTGCTGCAGAGCAGGCCCTGGCGCAGTTGCCGGACAGCCTGCGGGCGTGGGTCGTGGAAGGTGCAGCGCACTCGCCATTGCTCGACGTACTGGACGCGACAAGGTTTTGA
- a CDS encoding ribose-phosphate diphosphokinase, translated as MQDQRNLLVFSGNANKPLAQSICKELGVRMGKALVTRFSDGEVQVEIEESVRRQEVFVIQPTCAPSAENLMELLVLIDALKRASAASVTAVIPYFGYSRQDRRMRSSRVPITAKVAAKMICAMEADRVLTVDLHADQIQGFFDVPVDNVYASPLLLADIWRAYGTDNLIVVSPDVGGVVRARAVAKRLDDADLAIIDKRRPRANVATVMNIIGDVQGKTCVLVDDLVDTAGTLCAAAAALKQRGALKVVAYITHPVLSGPAVDNINNSQLDELVVTDTIPLNEAARTCPKIRQLSVAELLAETIRRIAFGESVSSLYVD; from the coding sequence ATGCAAGACCAACGTAACCTGCTGGTGTTCTCCGGCAATGCCAACAAGCCGCTTGCCCAGAGCATCTGCAAGGAGCTCGGCGTGCGCATGGGCAAGGCGCTGGTCACGCGCTTTTCCGATGGCGAAGTGCAGGTGGAGATCGAAGAGAGCGTGCGCCGGCAGGAAGTGTTCGTGATCCAGCCGACCTGCGCGCCGAGCGCTGAAAACCTGATGGAACTGCTGGTGCTGATCGACGCGCTCAAGCGCGCCAGTGCCGCCTCCGTCACTGCGGTGATCCCGTACTTCGGCTATTCGCGTCAGGACCGCCGTATGCGCTCCTCGCGCGTGCCGATCACCGCCAAGGTTGCCGCCAAGATGATCTGCGCGATGGAAGCCGACCGCGTGTTGACGGTCGACCTACATGCCGACCAGATCCAGGGCTTCTTCGATGTGCCGGTCGACAATGTCTATGCCTCGCCGCTGCTGCTGGCCGACATCTGGCGCGCCTATGGCACCGACAATCTGATCGTGGTGTCGCCGGACGTGGGTGGTGTGGTGCGCGCGCGCGCCGTCGCCAAGCGCCTGGACGATGCCGACCTGGCCATCATCGACAAGCGCCGCCCGCGCGCCAATGTCGCCACAGTGATGAACATCATCGGCGACGTGCAGGGCAAGACCTGCGTGCTGGTCGACGACCTGGTCGACACCGCCGGTACCTTGTGTGCGGCTGCCGCAGCGCTCAAGCAGCGCGGCGCGCTCAAGGTGGTGGCCTACATCACCCACCCGGTGCTGTCCGGCCCGGCCGTGGACAACATCAATAATTCGCAGCTCGACGAGCTGGTGGTGACCGACACGATTCCGTTGAACGAAGCGGCGCGCACCTGCCCGAAGATTCGTCAGTTGAGCGTGGCAGAACTGCTGGCCGAGACGATCCGCCGTATCGCCTTCGGCGAATCGGTCAGCTCGCTCTACGTCGACTGA
- a CDS encoding 50S ribosomal protein L25/general stress protein Ctc — MAKTHEIKVERRADEGKGASRRLRHAGVIPAIVYGGELEPVSIQLNHEQIWLAQQNEWFYSSILDLNLNGDVQQVLLRDMQRHPFKQLIMHIDFQRVSANEKLSAAVPLHFINEATSPAGKSSEVVVTHELNEVQVVCLPKDLPEFIEVDLGALEVGNVIHLSEIKLPAGVEIPELKLGKEHDVAVVAAKHVRVEEEDAAGEEGSEGAETK; from the coding sequence ATGGCAAAGACTCACGAAATCAAGGTCGAGCGCCGCGCAGACGAGGGGAAGGGTGCGAGCCGCCGCCTGCGTCACGCTGGCGTCATTCCGGCCATCGTCTACGGTGGCGAACTCGAGCCGGTCAGCATCCAGCTCAACCATGAGCAGATCTGGCTCGCCCAGCAGAACGAGTGGTTCTACTCGTCGATCCTGGACCTGAACCTCAATGGCGACGTGCAGCAGGTACTGCTGCGTGACATGCAGCGCCATCCGTTCAAGCAGCTGATCATGCACATCGACTTCCAGCGCGTCAGCGCCAACGAGAAGCTGAGCGCTGCCGTGCCGCTGCACTTCATCAACGAAGCGACCTCGCCGGCCGGCAAGTCGAGCGAAGTGGTTGTGACCCACGAGCTCAACGAAGTCCAGGTGGTCTGCCTGCCGAAGGACCTGCCGGAGTTCATCGAAGTCGACCTCGGTGCCCTGGAAGTGGGCAACGTGATCCACCTGTCCGAAATCAAGCTGCCGGCTGGCGTCGAAATCCCCGAGCTGAAGCTGGGCAAGGAACACGATGTTGCCGTGGTTGCTGCCAAGCACGTGCGCGTCGAAGAAGAAGACGCTGCCGGTGAAGAAGGCAGCGAAGGCGCAGAAACCAAGTAA
- the pth gene encoding aminoacyl-tRNA hydrolase: MSALRLIVGLGNPGPEHAQTRHNAGFRFVDALVERSGARWGLDSKLFGETAKVDIAGQPVWLLKPATFMNLSGKSITAALRFWKIEPEQLLVAHDELDLAPGTARLKFDGGHGGQNGLRDTIRLLGHGKFHRLRVGIGHPGHKDRVVPWVLGRAGREDDAAIGAAVDAAIDVLPLAMDGNFNEAMKRLHTKK; encoded by the coding sequence ATGTCTGCACTTCGGCTGATCGTCGGGCTCGGGAATCCGGGTCCGGAACACGCGCAAACCCGGCACAACGCCGGGTTTCGTTTCGTCGATGCCCTCGTCGAGCGCAGTGGCGCCCGCTGGGGGCTGGACAGCAAGTTGTTCGGTGAAACGGCCAAGGTCGATATCGCAGGGCAACCGGTCTGGCTGCTCAAGCCGGCCACCTTCATGAATCTCAGTGGCAAATCGATCACCGCCGCCCTGCGGTTCTGGAAGATCGAGCCGGAGCAACTGCTCGTCGCACACGACGAACTGGATCTGGCGCCGGGCACGGCGCGGCTCAAGTTCGATGGCGGCCACGGCGGCCAGAACGGTCTGCGCGATACCATTCGCCTGCTGGGGCACGGCAAATTCCACCGCCTGCGGGTCGGTATCGGCCATCCCGGTCACAAGGATCGCGTGGTGCCGTGGGTGCTGGGGCGGGCAGGGCGCGAGGACGATGCTGCGATCGGTGCTGCGGTGGATGCGGCCATCGATGTCCTGCCGCTGGCGATGGATGGCAATTTCAACGAAGCGATGAAGCGCCTGCATACCAAAAAATAG
- the ychF gene encoding redox-regulated ATPase YchF, producing the protein MGIKCGIVGLPNVGKSTLFNALTKAGIAAANFPFCTIEPNVGIVPVPDPRLNQLAEIVKPQKLIPTAVEFVDIAGLVAGAASGEGLGNKFLAHIREVDAITHVVRCFENDDVIHVNNKVDPIADIETIDTELALADLDSVEKALNRAERSAKGGDKDAAARKPVLVKLQAALADGKAGRAAGLDEEEKALIRDLFLLTLKPVMYIANVLEDGFENNPHLDAVRAHAATEGAEVVPVSAAIEEELSQLDDEDRDTFLADLGLSEPGLNRVIRAAYTLLGLQTYFTAGVKEVRAWTVRAGSTAPQAAAVIHTDFEKGFIRAETIGFDDFIKYRGEAGARDAGRLRLEGKEYRVQEGDVLHFRFNV; encoded by the coding sequence ATGGGTATCAAATGCGGCATCGTCGGCCTGCCCAACGTCGGCAAGTCGACCCTGTTCAACGCGCTGACCAAGGCGGGCATCGCTGCGGCCAATTTTCCGTTCTGCACCATCGAGCCGAACGTCGGCATCGTGCCGGTGCCGGATCCGCGTCTCAATCAGCTGGCCGAGATCGTCAAGCCGCAGAAGCTGATTCCCACGGCGGTCGAGTTCGTCGACATTGCCGGCCTGGTGGCCGGTGCGGCGAGCGGAGAAGGCCTGGGTAACAAGTTCCTGGCGCACATCCGCGAAGTCGATGCGATCACCCATGTGGTGCGCTGCTTCGAGAACGACGACGTCATCCACGTCAACAACAAGGTCGACCCGATTGCCGATATCGAAACCATCGATACCGAGCTGGCGCTGGCCGACCTGGATAGCGTGGAAAAGGCGCTCAATCGCGCCGAACGCAGCGCCAAGGGCGGCGACAAGGACGCTGCGGCACGCAAGCCGGTGCTGGTCAAGTTGCAGGCTGCGCTGGCCGACGGCAAGGCCGGCCGTGCAGCCGGGCTGGATGAAGAGGAAAAGGCGCTGATACGCGATCTGTTCCTGCTGACGCTCAAGCCGGTGATGTACATCGCCAACGTGCTGGAGGATGGTTTTGAAAACAATCCGCACCTGGACGCAGTGCGCGCGCACGCCGCGACCGAAGGCGCCGAAGTGGTGCCGGTCTCGGCTGCGATTGAGGAGGAGCTGTCCCAGCTCGACGACGAAGATCGTGACACCTTCCTGGCCGATCTCGGACTGAGCGAGCCCGGCCTGAATCGCGTCATCCGCGCGGCCTACACGCTGCTGGGCCTGCAGACCTACTTCACCGCAGGCGTCAAGGAAGTGCGTGCCTGGACGGTCAGGGCGGGCTCCACCGCACCGCAGGCGGCGGCAGTCATCCATACCGATTTCGAGAAGGGCTTCATCCGCGCCGAGACGATCGGCTTCGATGACTTCATCAAGTATCGCGGCGAAGCCGGTGCGCGCGATGCGGGCCGTCTGCGCCTGGAAGGCAAGGAATATCGGGTCCAGGAAGGCGACGTGCTGCACTTCCGTTTCAACGTCTGA
- the tuf gene encoding elongation factor Tu — protein sequence MAKAKFERTKLHVNVGTIGHVDHGKTTLTAALTKIGAERFGGEFKAYDAIDAAPEEKARGITISTAHVEYESPNRHYAHVDCPGHADYVKNMITGAAQMDGAILVCSAADGPMPQTREHILLSRQVGVPHIVVFLNKADMVDDAELLELVEMEVRELLSKYDFPGDDTPIIHGSARLALDGDQSDIGVPAILKLVDALDSFIPDPTRDVDRPFLMPVEDVFSISGRGTVVTGRIERGIIKVGDEIEIVGIRDTQKTTVTGVEMFRKLLDQGQAGDNAGLLLRGTKRDDVERGQVLCKPGSIKPHTEFEAEVYVLSKDEGGRHTPFFKGYRPQFYFRTTDITGACQLPEGVEMVMPGDNVKMVVTLINPVAMDEGLRFAIREGGRTVGAGVVAKVIK from the coding sequence ATGGCAAAAGCTAAATTCGAGCGCACCAAGCTGCACGTCAATGTCGGCACCATCGGTCACGTTGACCATGGCAAGACCACGTTGACCGCTGCGCTGACCAAGATCGGTGCAGAGCGTTTCGGTGGCGAGTTCAAGGCGTACGACGCGATCGACGCAGCGCCGGAAGAGAAGGCGCGCGGCATCACGATTTCGACCGCACACGTCGAATACGAATCCCCGAACCGCCACTACGCTCACGTTGACTGCCCCGGCCACGCCGACTACGTCAAGAACATGATCACCGGTGCGGCGCAGATGGACGGCGCGATCCTGGTGTGTTCGGCCGCTGACGGCCCGATGCCGCAGACCCGTGAGCACATCCTGCTGTCGCGTCAGGTCGGTGTGCCGCACATCGTCGTGTTCCTGAACAAGGCCGACATGGTCGACGACGCCGAGCTGCTCGAGCTGGTCGAAATGGAAGTGCGCGAGCTGCTGAGCAAGTACGACTTCCCGGGCGACGACACCCCGATCATCCATGGTTCGGCGCGTCTGGCGCTGGACGGTGATCAGAGCGACATCGGCGTGCCGGCGATCCTGAAGCTGGTCGATGCGCTGGACAGCTTCATTCCGGATCCGACCCGCGACGTCGATCGCCCGTTCCTGATGCCGGTCGAAGACGTGTTCTCGATCTCTGGTCGCGGGACCGTGGTGACCGGTCGTATCGAGCGCGGCATCATCAAGGTCGGCGACGAAATCGAAATCGTCGGTATCCGCGACACGCAGAAGACCACGGTCACCGGCGTGGAAATGTTCCGCAAGCTGCTGGACCAGGGTCAGGCGGGCGACAATGCCGGTCTGCTGCTGCGCGGCACCAAGCGTGACGACGTCGAGCGCGGCCAGGTGCTGTGCAAGCCGGGTTCGATCAAGCCGCATACCGAGTTCGAAGCCGAAGTCTACGTGCTGTCCAAGGATGAGGGTGGCCGTCACACCCCGTTCTTCAAGGGCTACCGTCCGCAGTTCTACTTCCGCACCACCGATATCACTGGCGCCTGCCAGCTGCCGGAAGGCGTGGAAATGGTGATGCCGGGCGACAACGTGAAGATGGTCGTGACCCTGATCAACCCGGTCGCGATGGACGAAGGTCTGCGCTTCGCGATTCGCGAAGGCGGCCGTACCGTCGGCGCCGGCGTGGTTGCCAAGGTCATCAAGTAA
- the secE gene encoding preprotein translocase subunit SecE, which produces MNSKIEPSKSASAASADIVKYVLSAILVVAGLFVWFWFSAPERATQLGAWTPQLRALAVIVGLVAGAFVFLGTGKGRETREFMSESRFELRKVVWPTRQEAIRTTWVVIVVVIILSLLLGGFDFVIQKLTQWFLAR; this is translated from the coding sequence ATGAATAGCAAAATCGAGCCTTCCAAAAGCGCGTCTGCTGCCAGCGCTGATATCGTGAAATACGTGCTCTCCGCGATCCTGGTGGTTGCGGGGCTGTTTGTGTGGTTCTGGTTTTCTGCGCCGGAGCGCGCCACGCAGTTGGGAGCCTGGACGCCGCAGCTGCGTGCGCTGGCTGTCATCGTCGGGCTGGTGGCAGGTGCATTTGTCTTTCTGGGGACCGGCAAAGGCCGGGAAACCCGCGAATTCATGTCCGAATCCAGGTTTGAGTTGCGTAAGGTGGTCTGGCCAACGCGTCAGGAAGCCATTCGCACGACCTGGGTCGTGATTGTTGTTGTGATCATTCTGAGTTTGCTGTTGGGCGGCTTCGACTTCGTCATCCAGAAGCTCACGCAGTGGTTCCTGGCTCGTTGA
- the nusG gene encoding transcription termination/antitermination protein NusG, translating into MKRWYVVHAYSGFEKSVAQALRDRIVRTEMEDRFGEVLVPTEEVIEMRAGQKRRSERKFFPGYVLVQIETHEEAGIPRIDNESWHLVKETSKVMGFIGGTADRPLPIRDEEADAILQRVQDGVEKPRPKVLFEPGQMVRVTDGPFNDFNGVVEEVNYEKSRLRVAVLIFGRSTPVELEFGQVEKG; encoded by the coding sequence GTGAAGCGTTGGTACGTCGTTCACGCCTATTCAGGCTTTGAAAAATCTGTTGCGCAGGCGCTGCGCGATCGCATCGTCCGCACCGAGATGGAAGATCGTTTCGGTGAAGTGCTGGTGCCGACCGAAGAGGTCATCGAGATGCGCGCCGGCCAGAAGCGTCGGTCCGAGCGTAAGTTCTTTCCCGGCTACGTGCTGGTCCAGATCGAAACCCACGAAGAAGCCGGTATTCCGCGCATCGACAACGAAAGCTGGCATCTGGTGAAGGAAACTTCCAAGGTGATGGGTTTCATTGGCGGTACCGCCGATCGTCCGTTGCCGATTCGCGACGAAGAGGCCGATGCGATCCTGCAGCGTGTGCAGGATGGTGTCGAAAAGCCGCGTCCGAAGGTGTTGTTCGAGCCGGGTCAGATGGTGCGTGTCACCGATGGCCCGTTCAACGACTTCAATGGCGTTGTTGAAGAAGTCAACTACGAGAAGAGCCGGTTGCGTGTCGCCGTGCTCATCTTTGGTCGCTCCACGCCGGTCGAGCTTGAGTTCGGCCAGGTCGAGAAGGGCTGA
- the rplK gene encoding 50S ribosomal protein L11 yields the protein MAKKITAYIKLQVKAGQANPAPPVGPALGQRGLNIMEFCKAFNAATSKLEPGLPTPVIITAYSDRTFTFVTKSTPASVLLKKAAGVTSGSKRPNSDKVGKVTRKQLEEIAKTKEADLTAAELEAAVRTIAGTARSMGLTVEG from the coding sequence ATGGCTAAGAAAATAACTGCCTACATCAAGTTGCAGGTCAAAGCCGGTCAGGCCAATCCTGCACCGCCGGTCGGCCCTGCATTGGGTCAGCGCGGTTTGAACATCATGGAATTCTGCAAGGCGTTCAACGCTGCGACCTCCAAGCTGGAGCCGGGTTTGCCGACGCCGGTGATCATCACCGCGTATTCCGATCGTACCTTCACCTTTGTGACCAAGAGCACCCCGGCAAGCGTGCTGCTCAAGAAGGCGGCGGGTGTGACTTCCGGTTCGAAGCGTCCTAACAGCGACAAGGTCGGCAAGGTGACGCGCAAGCAGCTGGAAGAGATCGCCAAGACCAAGGAAGCCGATCTGACGGCGGCCGAGCTCGAAGCGGCAGTTCGCACGATTGCGGGTACCGCCCGCAGCATGGGTTTGACGGTGGAGGGCTAA